In the genome of Listeria cossartiae subsp. cossartiae, one region contains:
- a CDS encoding competence protein CoiA: MIIIFTARNSTGETFTITKMNVERIKQEERLFCKSCASPVMIKAGQIKIPHFAHEKTMKCAFASEGESEAHLAAKRQIMAWLCYQGISVEVESYFPEINRQADILVGGKTVIEFQRSSVPISEMVQRTMDYLSIGLEVHWVLGQMLKKEKGRICLSAFQQAFVQSDSKLGYHFWHYSAEHEICTLYYHLTFEKGNRFFASEMPFSMKIPFKDWERKMARIISRQAYVKRDRALERQKICFYYAKFKKHGQFMQKLYNAGYYLHYLPKEIGVDLEEQFLVVTPAVEWQFDLWEKFFKGLEKGDTFSEHCFLESFQSVVTPILTIWLSPQEHWKLGKAYISYLISKGVLSAMPENRYRVRRIMTFSNTRVG; the protein is encoded by the coding sequence GTGATTATTATTTTTACCGCCAGAAATAGCACAGGAGAAACTTTTACTATTACTAAGATGAACGTCGAGCGAATTAAGCAAGAAGAAAGGCTGTTTTGTAAGTCATGTGCCAGTCCCGTCATGATTAAAGCTGGGCAAATTAAGATTCCTCATTTTGCTCATGAGAAGACTATGAAGTGCGCATTTGCATCGGAAGGAGAGAGTGAAGCACATTTAGCAGCTAAGCGACAAATCATGGCGTGGCTTTGTTATCAAGGAATATCAGTAGAAGTAGAAAGCTATTTTCCTGAAATTAATCGGCAAGCAGATATATTAGTGGGTGGCAAGACGGTTATTGAATTTCAACGTTCCTCTGTTCCAATTAGCGAGATGGTTCAGCGTACGATGGATTACTTGTCGATTGGTTTAGAAGTGCACTGGGTACTTGGACAGATGCTAAAAAAAGAGAAAGGACGTATTTGTCTTTCTGCGTTTCAGCAAGCCTTTGTTCAGTCTGATTCCAAGTTAGGTTATCATTTTTGGCATTACTCGGCAGAACATGAGATTTGTACATTGTATTATCATTTAACTTTTGAGAAAGGAAATCGCTTTTTTGCAAGTGAGATGCCTTTTTCGATGAAGATACCATTTAAGGATTGGGAGCGGAAGATGGCGCGAATTATAAGTCGACAAGCCTATGTAAAGCGAGATAGAGCATTAGAAAGACAAAAAATTTGTTTTTACTACGCCAAATTTAAAAAACATGGTCAATTTATGCAGAAGTTATATAATGCCGGATATTATTTACACTATTTACCGAAAGAAATCGGGGTGGATTTAGAAGAGCAATTTTTAGTTGTGACGCCGGCTGTAGAATGGCAATTTGATTTATGGGAAAAGTTTTTTAAAGGATTAGAGAAGGGGGATACTTTCAGCGAGCATTGTTTTTTAGAAAGTTTTCAATCAGTTGTAACCCCTATCTTAACCATTTGGCTATCGCCTCAAGAACATTGGAAATTAGGTAAAGCGTACATTTCTTACTTGATTAGTAAGGGAGTTCTATCGGCAATGCCAGAAAATCGTTATCGGGTGCGGCGAATTATGACATTTTCTAATACTCGAGTGGGGTAA
- the pepF gene encoding oligoendopeptidase F, translating to MSKTNALPLREEVPENLTWDLTTIYPNDEAWEQAFVDLQKITEESEQFKGRLAESSQTLFEALQFRDNTYDLISNLYVYAHLKMDQDTANAKYQGLYSRAGSLVTKLMSALSYYDPEILAMDESTLQQFLNENKELQLYAHLLEELNLSRPYILSEKEEALLANAGEVLGNSSNTFNTLNNADMKFPTIKDENGEKVEITHGRFGKLLESNDPRVRRDAFLGVYSVYEGLKNTLASTLNGQVKKSNFYAATRGYTSAREAALSGNHIPETVYDSLLKSVNTNASLLHRYVKLRKELLGLEELHMYDLYTPLSDDVNLEFTYEEAKELVLEALKPLGEEYQAILKEAFDGRWIDVMENKGKRSGAYSSGSYSTNPYILLNWQDNINNVYTLAHELGHSVHSYYTRKNQPFVYGDYSIFLAEVASTTNENLLTDYLLKKYDDPKVRAYLLNHYLDGFKGTVFRQTQFAEFEHAIHQADQEGVALTADYLTETYFDINKKYYGEAMVYDAEIGYEWSRIPHFYMNYYVFQYATGFSAASALSAKILTEGQTAVTAYIDFLKAGSSDYPIDVLKKAGVDMATPKPVDDALKVFEQRLDELEKLVK from the coding sequence TTGAGTAAAACAAATGCATTACCTTTAAGAGAAGAAGTACCAGAAAATCTAACGTGGGATTTAACGACTATCTATCCAAATGATGAAGCTTGGGAACAGGCTTTTGTAGATTTACAAAAAATTACCGAAGAAAGCGAGCAATTTAAAGGTCGATTAGCAGAAAGTAGCCAAACACTTTTTGAAGCACTTCAATTTCGTGATAATACGTATGATTTGATTAGTAATTTATATGTTTACGCTCATTTGAAAATGGACCAAGACACAGCTAATGCGAAATATCAAGGACTATATAGTCGCGCAGGAAGCCTTGTTACCAAACTAATGTCTGCACTATCTTATTACGATCCTGAGATTTTAGCGATGGATGAAAGTACGCTACAACAATTTTTAAATGAAAATAAAGAGTTACAATTATATGCTCATTTATTAGAAGAGTTAAATTTAAGCCGACCTTATATTTTGAGTGAAAAAGAAGAGGCGTTACTTGCGAATGCGGGGGAAGTTCTAGGAAATTCTTCCAATACGTTTAATACATTAAATAATGCGGATATGAAGTTTCCGACGATTAAAGATGAGAATGGTGAGAAAGTCGAAATTACGCATGGTCGTTTTGGCAAGTTGTTAGAAAGTAATGATCCGCGTGTGCGTCGTGATGCGTTTCTTGGCGTTTATTCTGTTTATGAAGGGTTGAAAAATACGCTAGCTTCTACTTTAAATGGCCAAGTAAAAAAATCTAATTTTTATGCTGCTACTCGTGGCTATACTTCGGCTCGTGAGGCTGCTCTTTCGGGAAACCATATTCCTGAAACAGTGTATGATTCATTACTGAAATCGGTGAATACTAATGCTAGCTTGCTTCATCGTTATGTAAAATTACGTAAAGAGTTGCTTGGTTTAGAAGAATTGCATATGTATGATCTATATACGCCGCTTTCGGATGATGTTAATTTGGAATTCACGTATGAGGAAGCGAAAGAGCTTGTGCTTGAAGCATTAAAACCACTTGGAGAAGAGTATCAGGCAATTTTGAAAGAAGCATTTGATGGTCGCTGGATTGATGTGATGGAAAATAAAGGAAAACGTAGTGGGGCTTATTCTTCTGGTTCATATAGTACGAATCCGTATATTTTACTGAATTGGCAAGATAATATTAATAATGTGTATACGCTGGCTCATGAACTTGGACATAGTGTGCATAGTTATTATACTAGAAAAAATCAACCATTTGTTTATGGCGATTATTCGATTTTTTTAGCAGAAGTGGCTTCTACTACGAATGAGAATTTATTGACTGATTATCTGCTTAAAAAATACGATGATCCAAAAGTGCGCGCTTATTTATTGAATCATTATTTGGATGGATTTAAAGGAACGGTATTCCGTCAAACACAATTTGCTGAATTTGAGCATGCGATTCATCAAGCGGACCAAGAAGGTGTCGCTCTGACTGCTGATTATTTAACGGAAACGTATTTTGATATTAATAAGAAATATTACGGGGAAGCGATGGTTTATGATGCTGAAATTGGCTATGAATGGTCTCGTATTCCGCATTTCTATATGAACTATTATGTGTTCCAATATGCGACTGGTTTTTCAGCAGCTTCTGCATTGAGCGCGAAAATCTTAACAGAAGGTCAAACAGCTGTAACGGCTTATATTGACTTTTTGAAAGCTGGAAGTTCTGATTATCCGATTGATGTTTTGAAAAAAGCTGGCGTGGATATGGCAACACCTAAGCCTGTGGATGATGCTTTAAAAGTATTTGAACAACGATTAGATGAATTAGAAAAACTAGTTAAATAA
- a CDS encoding DUF3116 family protein, which yields MEFKDENLLREVLLFAGSVDTKINDMSLEVIDFGNLRNYTKNEVLLTLYWLEENGFLTRNNNIAEKRYTLTLKGELLYDRYAQIDE from the coding sequence ATGGAATTTAAAGATGAAAACTTATTACGAGAAGTGCTTCTTTTTGCGGGAAGTGTGGATACGAAGATTAACGATATGTCGCTTGAGGTGATTGATTTTGGGAATCTGCGGAACTACACGAAAAATGAAGTGCTGTTAACACTTTATTGGTTGGAAGAAAATGGCTTTTTAACTAGAAATAATAATATTGCGGAAAAACGCTATACGTTAACTTTAAAAGGGGAGCTATTATACGATCGCTATGCTCAAATAGATGAATAG
- the isdC gene encoding heme uptake protein IsdC has product MKKFLVLAAFVAVFSFSFLSSGLTAQAALKDGTYSVDYTVLQGDSDSVSMANDYFDKPATVTVNGGKSTVSLQVNHSKWITGLWVEGSAVSVTSKNTSNDTRKVSFPVSTLSSPVSAKIKVDIDDDSLNYHHQYQIKLRFDEGSAKSLAGAVKSSDNSNTTTTNDSNNQVANPKSSDSSQMFLYVIIFVAAGAGLVLLKRRAIFK; this is encoded by the coding sequence ATGAAGAAATTTTTAGTTTTGGCTGCTTTTGTTGCGGTATTTAGTTTTTCGTTTCTTTCGAGTGGATTAACGGCACAGGCTGCACTTAAAGATGGAACCTATTCGGTTGATTATACGGTATTACAAGGGGATAGTGATTCTGTATCTATGGCGAATGACTATTTCGATAAGCCGGCAACGGTAACAGTAAATGGAGGGAAATCTACGGTTAGTTTGCAAGTGAATCATAGTAAATGGATTACTGGCTTATGGGTGGAAGGTAGTGCGGTTAGTGTGACTTCGAAAAACACTTCCAATGATACGCGAAAAGTGTCCTTCCCAGTTTCGACTTTAAGTAGTCCAGTAAGTGCGAAAATCAAAGTAGATATCGATGACGACAGCTTAAATTATCATCATCAATATCAAATCAAGTTACGTTTTGACGAAGGGTCTGCTAAATCTTTAGCTGGGGCTGTGAAATCTTCTGATAATAGTAATACAACAACGACGAACGACTCAAATAATCAAGTAGCAAATCCAAAGTCTAGTGATTCTAGCCAAATGTTTTTATATGTCATTATTTTTGTTGCAGCGGGAGCTGGGTTAGTTTTACTTAAAAGACGGGCGATTTTTAAATAA
- the hbp2 gene encoding hemin/hemoglobin-binding protein Hbp2: protein MKKLWKKGLVAFLALTLIFQLIPGFANAADSRLKDGGEYQVQVNFYKDNTGKTTKQASEADKYIDHTATIKVENGQPYMYLTITNSSWWQTMAVSKDGTRPEKPAQAEVYQAGYQDVQTVSTDAAKDTRVEKFKLSSLDDVIFSYMHIKVDAISYDHWYQVDLTIDPSTFKVISEPAVTTPVTLSDGIYTIPFVAKKANDDSNSSMQNYFNNPAWLKVKNGKKMVAMTVNDNKTVTALKTTLAGALQDVKVVSEDKDANTRIVEFEVEDLNQPLAAHVNYEAPFNGSVYKGQADFRYVFDTSKAVVASSYPGSDETPPVVDPGETNPPVTKPDPGTTNPPVTTPPTTPSKPVVVDPKNLLNNHTYSIDFDVFKDGTTETSMMESYVMKPALIKVENNQPYVYLTLTNSSWIKTFQYKQNGVWKDMEVVSGDINKNTRTVKYPVKDGMANTDVKTHVLIEDMPGFAYDHEYTVQVKLNAATIKDITGKEVTLKEPVKNDLLGTGNVVNNNNAGPKLAKPDFDDTNSVQKTANKAEKNAKTSDSSSMAWYVTLFGASFLYLAYRLKRKRLS from the coding sequence ATGAAGAAATTATGGAAAAAAGGTTTAGTCGCTTTTTTAGCTTTGACACTTATTTTTCAGTTGATACCGGGGTTTGCGAATGCGGCTGATTCTCGTCTAAAAGATGGCGGGGAATACCAGGTTCAAGTGAATTTTTATAAAGATAATACTGGGAAGACTACGAAACAGGCTTCTGAGGCAGATAAATATATTGACCATACGGCAACGATTAAAGTGGAAAATGGTCAACCATATATGTACTTAACGATTACAAATAGTAGCTGGTGGCAAACAATGGCGGTTTCAAAAGATGGAACTCGTCCTGAAAAGCCAGCACAAGCGGAAGTTTACCAAGCTGGTTATCAAGATGTGCAAACTGTTAGTACGGATGCAGCGAAAGATACGCGTGTAGAGAAATTCAAGCTAAGTTCTTTAGATGATGTTATTTTTTCTTATATGCATATTAAAGTGGATGCGATTAGTTATGATCACTGGTATCAAGTCGATTTAACAATAGATCCAAGTACTTTCAAAGTGATTTCAGAGCCAGCAGTTACAACGCCAGTAACGCTTTCTGATGGGATTTATACGATTCCGTTTGTAGCGAAAAAGGCTAATGATGATAGTAATTCAAGTATGCAAAATTACTTTAATAATCCTGCTTGGTTGAAAGTGAAGAATGGGAAGAAGATGGTTGCGATGACCGTCAATGATAATAAAACTGTAACAGCTTTAAAAACAACTCTAGCTGGAGCTTTGCAAGATGTAAAAGTTGTTTCGGAAGATAAAGATGCTAATACGCGAATTGTGGAATTTGAAGTGGAGGACTTAAATCAACCACTTGCAGCTCATGTGAATTATGAAGCGCCGTTCAATGGTTCGGTTTATAAAGGACAAGCGGACTTCCGTTATGTTTTTGACACTTCGAAAGCGGTTGTGGCAAGTTCATATCCGGGTAGCGATGAAACGCCTCCTGTAGTGGATCCTGGCGAAACGAATCCGCCTGTAACAAAACCAGATCCAGGTACAACGAATCCACCTGTGACAACACCGCCTACAACACCAAGTAAACCGGTAGTAGTTGATCCTAAAAATCTATTAAACAATCATACGTACTCGATTGATTTTGATGTATTTAAAGATGGAACAACGGAAACTTCGATGATGGAAAGCTATGTGATGAAACCGGCTTTGATTAAAGTAGAAAATAACCAACCGTATGTTTATTTAACGTTAACAAACAGTAGTTGGATTAAAACGTTCCAATATAAACAAAATGGTGTTTGGAAAGATATGGAAGTTGTTTCTGGAGATATCAATAAAAATACGCGAACAGTGAAATATCCTGTGAAAGATGGCATGGCTAATACGGATGTGAAAACGCACGTATTAATTGAAGATATGCCAGGATTCGCTTACGATCATGAATATACTGTTCAAGTAAAACTGAATGCAGCGACTATTAAAGACATTACCGGGAAAGAGGTAACATTAAAAGAGCCTGTCAAAAATGATCTTTTAGGTACAGGTAATGTAGTGAACAATAATAATGCTGGACCAAAGTTAGCAAAACCAGATTTTGATGATACAAATTCTGTTCAAAAAACAGCAAATAAAGCAGAGAAAAATGCAAAAACAAGTGATTCATCCAGTATGGCTTGGTATGTGACATTATTTGGGGCATCTTTCCTTTATTTAGCTTATCGATTAAAACGTAAAAGATTGAGTTAA
- the isdE gene encoding heme ABC transporter substrate-binding protein IsdE: MRKIAAISLVLLLFLVGCGNEQVAGKAEQTSEKEPKIVATTVAITEIMDKLDLPLVGIPTSSKKLPERYADVKETGSPMGPDLEVIRMLKPDMVLSTKTLEADLKAGFEGASLKADFLDFTSIASMQAEITKLGAEFDRKDEATKLNASLTSEIDKVKSNVAKKKKPTVLILMGVPGSYLVVTEHAYIGDLVKLAGGENVITNQKVEYLASNTEYLQNANPDIILRAAHGMPAEVVKMFDEEFKTNDIWKHFDAVKNNRVYDLDENLFGMTASLNAPDALREMEKMLYDN, from the coding sequence ATGAGGAAAATAGCGGCCATATCTTTGGTATTATTACTTTTTTTAGTTGGTTGCGGGAATGAACAGGTGGCGGGGAAGGCTGAGCAAACATCGGAGAAGGAGCCTAAGATTGTGGCAACGACGGTAGCGATTACTGAAATTATGGATAAACTCGATTTGCCGCTAGTTGGCATTCCGACTAGTTCGAAAAAACTTCCGGAACGATACGCAGATGTGAAGGAAACTGGGTCGCCTATGGGGCCTGATTTGGAAGTTATTCGGATGTTAAAGCCAGACATGGTCCTTTCGACAAAAACGCTAGAAGCGGACTTAAAGGCTGGTTTTGAGGGTGCTAGTTTGAAAGCAGACTTTTTGGACTTTACGAGTATTGCTTCGATGCAAGCTGAAATTACCAAACTTGGCGCAGAATTTGACCGGAAAGATGAAGCGACTAAATTGAATGCTAGTTTAACGAGTGAGATAGATAAGGTGAAATCGAATGTCGCTAAAAAGAAAAAGCCGACTGTTTTAATATTGATGGGCGTTCCCGGAAGCTATCTGGTTGTAACGGAGCATGCTTACATCGGTGATTTAGTAAAACTTGCTGGTGGGGAAAATGTGATTACGAATCAAAAAGTGGAATATTTGGCTTCTAACACAGAATACCTACAAAATGCGAACCCAGATATTATTTTGCGAGCAGCACATGGGATGCCTGCCGAAGTAGTTAAAATGTTTGATGAAGAGTTTAAAACAAATGATATTTGGAAACATTTTGATGCGGTGAAAAATAACCGGGTGTATGACTTGGATGAGAATTTATTTGGTATGACAGCAAGCTTGAATGCGCCAGATGCACTACGCGAAATGGAAAAGATGCTTTATGACAATTAA
- a CDS encoding FecCD family ABC transporter permease, with translation MTIKQKSSFGAVVVLLVGTILWAVQAGSLSMSIPAFLKGVFSGGNDMVDVVIDLRFPRIIIALLAGAALSVSGLLLQAVMRNPLADAGVIGISAGAKFFSFVIILFLPELYFWLPLFSFIGGALACFLVFLFSYRSDFNPLRFIIIGIAINAVFTGLSDALSSQVALVSSQSASSAASLAMKKWSDVETLLIYVMIGLICALLLAKWCNVLGLENKMARGFGVPVNKTRIWLALIAVLLASITTAVVGVIAFVGLLVPHIARKLVGGNYQILVPFSILFGALLLLFADTLGRTLFQQMEIPASVIMLIIGGPFLIFLMRKGDFYGSKGR, from the coding sequence ATGACAATTAAGCAAAAAAGTTCTTTTGGTGCAGTGGTTGTTTTGTTGGTTGGGACGATTTTGTGGGCGGTGCAGGCGGGGAGTTTGTCGATGTCGATTCCAGCGTTTTTAAAGGGTGTTTTTAGCGGCGGGAATGACATGGTGGATGTTGTGATTGATTTGCGCTTTCCGCGGATTATTATTGCTTTGCTGGCTGGTGCGGCGCTTTCGGTTTCGGGTTTGTTGTTGCAAGCTGTGATGCGGAATCCGCTTGCTGATGCTGGGGTGATTGGGATTTCAGCGGGAGCAAAATTTTTTAGCTTTGTAATTATTTTATTTTTGCCGGAATTGTATTTTTGGTTGCCACTTTTTTCGTTTATTGGTGGGGCGCTTGCGTGTTTTTTAGTCTTTTTGTTTAGTTATCGTTCGGACTTTAATCCGCTCCGTTTTATTATTATTGGGATTGCGATCAATGCGGTTTTTACGGGGTTAAGTGATGCGTTATCTTCGCAAGTGGCGCTTGTTTCTAGCCAATCTGCGAGTAGTGCGGCGAGTCTTGCGATGAAAAAATGGTCTGATGTGGAAACGTTGTTAATCTATGTGATGATTGGTCTAATTTGCGCGCTGTTACTTGCTAAATGGTGTAATGTGTTAGGGCTTGAAAATAAGATGGCGAGAGGATTTGGGGTGCCGGTGAATAAAACGCGAATTTGGTTGGCGTTAATTGCGGTACTTCTTGCTTCAATTACTACGGCGGTTGTTGGGGTTATCGCTTTTGTTGGCTTGCTTGTGCCACATATTGCGCGGAAACTAGTAGGCGGGAATTATCAAATACTCGTGCCATTCTCGATTTTATTTGGCGCGCTTTTACTACTTTTTGCGGATACGCTAGGCAGAACTTTATTTCAACAAATGGAGATTCCGGCCTCCGTGATTATGCTTATTATCGGTGGTCCATTCTTAATCTTTTTAATGCGAAAGGGTGATTTTTATGGAAGTAAGGGACGTTAA
- a CDS encoding ABC transporter ATP-binding protein, with protein MEVRDVNFSYNGTNPILKNVSFTIQKNKINTIVGPNGSGKSTLLEILARLLSPSSGDVLLEGKSIFEWKAKEFAQNVAIVHQNNVLPSELTVKELLYFGRLPYKNWRMTRTKADDSAVERALEQTELTEKAEQFVDSLSGGERQRVFIATALVQDTPILLLDEPTTFLDMYFQLEILELVKRLNQEENLTIVMILHDLNQALAYSDQLIVMKNGEVVAKGEPGKLLTTELIADTYGVVAEVLNDAKTGKYIVPQRRREF; from the coding sequence ATGGAAGTAAGGGACGTTAATTTTAGTTATAATGGAACAAATCCAATCTTGAAAAATGTCTCATTTACTATCCAGAAAAATAAAATCAATACGATTGTTGGGCCGAACGGTAGTGGGAAATCTACTTTGTTAGAAATTTTGGCTAGACTTCTTTCGCCTAGTTCTGGGGATGTTTTACTAGAAGGAAAATCGATTTTTGAATGGAAAGCGAAAGAATTTGCGCAAAATGTGGCGATTGTTCATCAAAATAATGTACTTCCGAGTGAACTAACGGTGAAGGAATTGCTGTATTTTGGGCGACTTCCTTATAAAAATTGGCGAATGACACGGACGAAAGCGGATGATTCTGCGGTTGAGCGAGCTTTGGAACAAACAGAGCTAACTGAAAAAGCGGAGCAATTTGTCGATAGTCTTTCTGGTGGGGAACGGCAACGAGTTTTTATTGCGACAGCTTTAGTTCAAGATACGCCGATTTTGCTTTTAGATGAGCCGACGACGTTTCTGGATATGTATTTTCAATTAGAAATTTTAGAGTTGGTGAAACGCTTGAATCAAGAAGAAAATTTGACGATTGTGATGATTTTGCATGATTTAAATCAGGCGCTAGCTTATAGTGATCAATTGATTGTGATGAAAAACGGGGAAGTTGTGGCAAAAGGGGAACCGGGGAAATTGCTAACTACGGAGCTGATTGCAGATACTTACGGCGTGGTTGCTGAGGTTTTAAATGATGCGAAAACCGGGAAATACATTGTTCCTCAAAGGCGAAGGGAGTTTTAA
- the srtB gene encoding class B sortase gives MKIKSFLGKSLTLVILAVFLFSGWKIGMELYENYHNRNILDDAKAAYTKDVTTTNVNGEVRDELKALQKLNKDMVGWLTIADTEVDYPILQSTDNDYYLHHNYKNEKARAGSIFKDYRNTNEFLDKNTIIYGHNMKDGSMFADLRKYLDKDFFEAHPTFSYESGLANYEVEIFAVYETTTDFYYIETDFPETNDFNDYLQKVKQQSMYKSNVEVSGKDRIITLSTCDTEKDYEKGRMVIQGKLVAK, from the coding sequence GTGAAAATCAAATCGTTTTTGGGGAAGAGTTTAACGTTGGTTATTTTAGCGGTATTTCTTTTTTCTGGATGGAAAATTGGGATGGAGCTGTATGAAAATTATCATAACCGAAACATTTTGGATGATGCGAAAGCTGCCTATACGAAAGATGTGACTACGACGAATGTGAATGGTGAAGTGCGCGATGAGCTTAAGGCGTTGCAAAAGTTAAATAAAGATATGGTCGGTTGGTTAACGATTGCGGATACGGAAGTGGATTATCCGATTTTACAAAGTACCGACAATGATTATTATTTGCACCATAATTACAAAAATGAAAAAGCAAGAGCTGGCAGTATTTTTAAAGATTATCGCAATACGAATGAGTTTTTGGATAAAAATACGATTATTTATGGGCATAATATGAAAGATGGCTCGATGTTTGCGGATTTACGGAAGTACTTGGATAAGGATTTTTTCGAGGCACATCCGACTTTTTCTTATGAATCAGGGCTGGCAAATTATGAAGTAGAAATTTTTGCTGTGTATGAAACGACGACGGATTTTTATTATATTGAAACGGACTTTCCGGAAACGAATGATTTTAATGATTATTTACAAAAAGTGAAACAACAATCTATGTATAAATCGAATGTAGAAGTAAGCGGAAAAGATCGTATTATCACGCTTTCGACTTGCGATACGGAGAAAGATTATGAAAAAGGACGCATGGTTATTCAAGGGAAACTAGTAGCAAAATGA
- a CDS encoding siphovirus Gp157 family protein, translating to MKLYELTDNYLRLQELLEENKTEAVNDTLDAITDGFHDKAENIAKIIKSLAADAEMAGNEAKRLLKRKQALENNAQQLKNYLQSEMERMDIRKINSTLFTIQIQKNPASVEIMEEALLKPFFLLQEPKIDKKRIAELLKSGEEVKGARLVASESIRIR from the coding sequence ATGAAATTATATGAACTAACCGATAATTATTTGCGGTTGCAAGAACTTTTAGAAGAAAATAAAACGGAGGCTGTGAATGACACATTAGATGCCATCACGGACGGTTTTCATGATAAAGCAGAAAATATTGCCAAAATTATTAAGTCTTTAGCGGCAGATGCGGAAATGGCGGGAAACGAAGCAAAACGGCTTTTAAAGCGTAAACAAGCGTTAGAAAATAATGCCCAACAGTTGAAAAATTATTTACAATCCGAAATGGAACGAATGGATATTAGAAAGATAAATAGTACACTTTTTACAATTCAAATTCAGAAAAATCCGGCGAGCGTGGAAATAATGGAAGAAGCCTTATTAAAACCATTCTTTTTACTACAAGAACCTAAAATCGATAAAAAACGAATTGCTGAATTACTAAAATCTGGCGAAGAAGTGAAAGGTGCTAGGTTAGTCGCGAGTGAATCGATTCGAATAAGATAA